Proteins encoded together in one Terriglobales bacterium window:
- a CDS encoding PLP-dependent transferase, whose protein sequence is MKIETQAVHAGRKIESQFRAVATPIYLSTVYERGEDGGRLSGYLYARDENPNRQALEECLAALEGGAAAAAFSSGQAASMAVLQSLKPGDHVIAPQDVFYETALFLRGTFTIWGLESSFVDMTDTAQIRNAVRPNTKLVWTETPSNPLLRITDIEAAASIAHEAGATVVCDSTLASPVLQNPLALGAELVLHSTTKYLGGHSDLTGGAIVARDAEHPLFAGVRKMQQNGGGVPSAFDCWLLLRSIQTLPYRVRAQAANALRIAEFLEKQPAVERVRYPGLKSHPGHAIAAKQMKGGFGGLVSVQIKGGAKEALAFAAQLKLITRATSLGGVHSNVDHRKSVEPPDSKTPENLLRFSMGLEHVDDLLADVERALSA, encoded by the coding sequence ATGAAGATCGAAACACAAGCGGTGCATGCGGGACGCAAGATCGAGTCGCAGTTTAGAGCGGTCGCCACTCCTATCTATCTTTCGACGGTGTACGAACGGGGTGAGGATGGCGGCAGGCTGAGCGGGTACCTGTACGCGCGGGACGAGAACCCCAACCGGCAAGCATTGGAAGAATGCCTGGCAGCGCTGGAGGGCGGCGCGGCGGCGGCAGCGTTCTCCTCCGGGCAGGCCGCGAGCATGGCGGTGCTGCAGAGCCTAAAGCCGGGCGACCATGTAATCGCGCCGCAGGATGTTTTTTACGAAACCGCACTCTTCCTGCGGGGCACCTTCACGATCTGGGGTCTGGAGTCGTCGTTCGTCGACATGACCGACACGGCGCAGATCCGCAACGCGGTGCGGCCTAACACGAAGCTGGTGTGGACGGAGACGCCGTCGAACCCGCTGTTGCGCATAACGGATATCGAAGCGGCGGCAAGCATCGCGCATGAGGCGGGAGCGACTGTGGTATGCGACAGCACGTTGGCGTCGCCGGTGCTGCAGAATCCGCTGGCGCTGGGCGCCGAGCTGGTCTTGCATTCGACGACGAAGTATCTTGGCGGTCATAGCGACCTGACCGGTGGCGCCATCGTCGCGCGGGATGCGGAGCATCCCCTGTTCGCCGGAGTGCGCAAGATGCAGCAGAACGGCGGTGGCGTACCCTCGGCGTTCGACTGCTGGCTGCTGTTGCGCAGCATCCAGACGTTGCCTTACCGAGTGCGGGCGCAGGCGGCGAACGCATTGCGGATAGCGGAGTTCCTGGAGAAACAGCCGGCTGTCGAGCGCGTGCGCTATCCGGGATTGAAGAGCCATCCCGGCCACGCAATCGCGGCCAAACAGATGAAGGGCGGGTTCGGCGGGCTGGTTTCGGTGCAGATCAAGGGCGGAGCGAAAGAGGCACTGGCGTTCGCGGCGCAGTTGAAGCTGATCACGCGCGCGACCAGCCTGGGCGGCGTCCATTCCAACGTGGACCACCGCAAGAGCGTCGAGCCACCGGATAGCAAGACACCGGAGAACTTGCTGCGCTTCTCGATGGGACTGGAGCACGTGGACGATCTGCTGGCGGATGTGGAGCGGGCGTTGAGCGCGTAG
- a CDS encoding MarR family transcriptional regulator, producing MADRLHSAAIRLLRRLRAQDRASGVGPAQLSALSVLVFAGPRSLKELAEAEQVRPPTMSRIVAGLRRSGLVRAEAVGADRRKLRLVPTPRGVRVMQQGRRRRVEQLARALRSLPRDEVRRLGQAAETIFALVKRI from the coding sequence GTGGCGGACCGCCTGCACTCGGCTGCCATCCGGCTGCTGCGCCGGCTGCGCGCCCAGGACCGCGCTTCCGGCGTCGGCCCCGCCCAGCTCTCCGCCTTGTCGGTCCTGGTCTTCGCCGGGCCGCGTTCGCTCAAGGAACTGGCGGAAGCCGAGCAGGTGCGGCCGCCGACCATGAGCCGCATCGTCGCGGGGCTGCGTCGTTCCGGCCTGGTGCGCGCCGAAGCCGTCGGAGCCGACCGCCGCAAGCTCCGCCTCGTCCCCACACCCAGAGGCGTTCGAGTCATGCAGCAGGGCCGCCGCCGGCGCGTCGAGCAGCTCGCCCGCGCCCTGCGCTCGTTGCCAAGGGACGAGGTCCGCCGCCTCGGCCAGGCCGCGGAAACCATCTTTGCATTGGTAAAGAGGATTTAG
- a CDS encoding DUF2199 domain-containing protein, whose product MPRDEPLASSSAIRWQCHTCKEWHTGLPLDVAWDEPYYYSVLSDDARKNAFLDSDLCVIEDDYFIRGVIEIPIIGTSDHFLWGVWSSLSKKNFQLVVDHWDDPELDRFEPMFGWLSNRMDFYSDTLNLKVNVCLRSKGLRPRIIVQPTDHPLAVEQEQGITLARIQEINAQVLHS is encoded by the coding sequence GTGCCTCGAGACGAACCACTAGCATCCAGCAGCGCCATTCGGTGGCAATGCCACACGTGCAAGGAATGGCACACCGGTCTGCCGCTCGATGTCGCCTGGGATGAGCCCTACTACTATTCAGTGCTTTCCGACGACGCTCGTAAGAATGCGTTTCTCGACAGCGACCTGTGTGTCATAGAGGATGATTACTTCATACGGGGCGTGATCGAGATCCCTATCATAGGTACTTCTGACCACTTCCTTTGGGGAGTGTGGAGTTCACTGAGCAAGAAGAATTTCCAGCTCGTGGTAGACCATTGGGACGATCCAGAGCTTGACCGGTTCGAGCCCATGTTCGGTTGGCTTAGTAATCGGATGGACTTCTATTCTGACACGCTCAACCTGAAGGTCAACGTTTGCCTGCGCTCAAAGGGACTTCGACCCAGAATCATTGTCCAGCCGACTGATCATCCACTGGCCGTGGAGCAAGAACAAGGCATCACGCTGGCTCGAATTCAGGAAATCAATGCCCAAGTCTTGCACTCCTAA
- the lipB gene encoding lipoyl(octanoyl) transferase LipB: MVQLGTVDYGTALELQHSLVERRKRGEIGDVLMLLEHPRVITLGRNARAANVIAAPEQLAARGVEVFECDRGGDVTYHGPGQLVGYPIFDLRGFVPPVGAVEFVRRLEEVLIRTCADFGIAAERVAGMTGVWTTPGSPQRPGETEKEKPQGKIAAIGVHISRGVTSHGFALNVNTDLSDFELIVPCGISQKPVTSMAKELGTTIPLSEVADVVARRCSEVFASEVRPVNALDALLGHPVGVPMRAPEEIRKLRGESEETWA; this comes from the coding sequence GTGGTCCAACTCGGGACCGTGGATTACGGCACAGCGCTCGAGCTGCAGCACTCTCTTGTGGAACGGCGCAAGCGAGGGGAAATCGGCGATGTGCTGATGCTGCTGGAGCATCCGCGGGTGATCACGCTGGGGCGGAATGCCAGGGCGGCCAACGTGATTGCGGCGCCGGAGCAGCTTGCGGCGCGGGGGGTCGAGGTCTTCGAGTGTGACCGCGGCGGCGACGTGACTTATCACGGACCGGGGCAGTTGGTGGGCTATCCCATCTTCGACCTGCGTGGATTCGTGCCACCCGTCGGCGCGGTGGAGTTCGTGCGGCGGCTGGAGGAAGTGCTGATTCGTACTTGCGCGGACTTCGGCATCGCGGCCGAGCGCGTGGCGGGGATGACCGGGGTGTGGACTACGCCGGGCTCACCACAGAGACCCGGAGAGACGGAGAAGGAAAAGCCACAGGGCAAGATCGCGGCGATTGGCGTTCACATCTCACGCGGAGTGACCTCGCATGGGTTCGCGCTAAATGTGAACACGGATTTAAGCGACTTTGAGCTGATCGTACCCTGCGGTATCTCGCAGAAGCCCGTGACTTCTATGGCGAAGGAATTGGGAACGACGATCCCGCTGTCTGAGGTCGCAGACGTGGTGGCGCGGCGGTGTAGCGAGGTGTTCGCGAGCGAGGTCCGCCCGGTGAATGCGCTCGATGCGTTGCTGGGCCACCCGGTGGGCGTGCCCATGCGGGCGCCGGAGGAGATCCGAAAGCTGCGGGGCGAAAGCGAAGAGACGTGGGCGTAA
- the hemB gene encoding porphobilinogen synthase, which translates to MAFPETRMRRLRRTEKLRALVRETRLSPQCLVYPMFVCPGKGVRKEVRSMPGVANLSVDEAVVEARQAQTLGIPALILFGLPETKDEVATGAWAEDGIVQQAARAIRKEVPELILMGDVCLCEYMSHGHCGIVRSAPGGEYEIVNDETLELLARTAVSLVKAGMDIVAPSDMMDGRVAAIRKGLDAAGLTNTPILSYAAKFASAFYGPFREAADSAPQFGDRRSYQMDPANRREAMREIELDLQEGADMIMVKPAMPYLDVIREARERFEAPLAAYQVSGEYAMIEAAARNQWIDRERVILESLTAIRRAGADVILTYHAKDAARLLGGCS; encoded by the coding sequence ATGGCCTTCCCGGAAACCCGCATGCGGCGGCTGCGGCGCACGGAGAAATTGCGGGCGCTGGTGCGCGAAACGCGGCTCTCGCCGCAGTGCCTCGTATATCCAATGTTCGTGTGTCCGGGAAAAGGGGTGCGGAAGGAAGTGCGCTCCATGCCGGGAGTCGCCAACCTGTCTGTGGACGAGGCCGTAGTGGAAGCCCGGCAGGCACAGACGCTGGGGATTCCTGCCCTGATCCTGTTCGGGTTGCCCGAAACCAAGGATGAGGTGGCCACCGGGGCATGGGCCGAGGACGGCATTGTGCAGCAGGCGGCCCGAGCAATCCGGAAGGAAGTGCCCGAGCTCATCCTGATGGGCGACGTGTGCCTGTGCGAATACATGTCGCACGGGCATTGCGGAATCGTGCGAAGCGCCCCCGGCGGAGAGTACGAAATCGTGAACGATGAAACCCTGGAACTGCTGGCGCGAACCGCGGTTTCTCTGGTCAAAGCCGGGATGGACATCGTGGCGCCTTCGGACATGATGGACGGCCGGGTAGCGGCAATCCGCAAAGGACTGGATGCGGCCGGACTTACCAACACGCCCATCCTTTCCTATGCGGCCAAATTCGCCTCGGCCTTCTATGGGCCGTTTCGCGAGGCGGCCGATTCAGCGCCACAGTTCGGCGACCGGCGGTCATACCAGATGGATCCGGCGAATCGGCGCGAGGCCATGCGCGAGATCGAGCTGGACCTGCAAGAAGGCGCCGATATGATCATGGTGAAGCCCGCGATGCCCTACCTGGACGTGATCCGGGAAGCGCGGGAGCGCTTCGAAGCGCCTTTGGCGGCGTACCAGGTTTCCGGCGAATACGCCATGATCGAAGCGGCGGCGCGCAACCAATGGATCGACCGGGAGCGCGTGATCCTGGAGTCGCTCACCGCCATCCGGCGGGCCGGAGCGGACGTGATCCTTACCTACCACGCCAAGGACGCGGCCCGGCTGCTGGGCGGCTGTTCCTAA
- a CDS encoding VOC family protein, with amino-acid sequence MGTELALGAIGQISVTAHDLDRAVAFYRDVLGMKFLFPAGSLAFFDCNGIRLMLAVPDKKEFDHPSSIIYFKVPDIQKAHAALTERKVKVEEPPILVAKLEKFDLWLCSFRDSEGNLLALMSEVAR; translated from the coding sequence ATGGGCACAGAATTGGCGCTCGGAGCCATCGGCCAGATCAGCGTGACGGCGCACGATCTGGACCGGGCGGTGGCATTCTACCGCGACGTACTGGGCATGAAGTTCCTGTTCCCGGCCGGATCCCTGGCATTCTTCGACTGTAACGGGATCCGATTGATGCTGGCGGTGCCGGACAAGAAAGAGTTCGACCATCCCAGCTCCATCATTTATTTCAAGGTCCCGGACATCCAGAAAGCGCATGCCGCCCTAACGGAGCGCAAGGTGAAGGTCGAGGAACCGCCCATCCTGGTAGCCAAGCTGGAGAAGTTCGACCTGTGGCTGTGCTCGTTCCGGGATTCCGAGGGGAATCTGCTGGCGCTGATGAGCGAAGTGGCAAGGTAG
- the lpdA gene encoding dihydrolipoyl dehydrogenase: MAETIYDVAILGAGPGGYTAAIRAGQWGLKTCLIEKDAKLGGTCLQVGCIPTKALLFNAEIYDHLKAAKEFGIEGVTSPKINWATVQDRKNKIVAKHTKGLDYLMRKNKVTVVGGFGRLTGPRKDGVLTVEVVPADGKGAATTVKAKNVILATGSEARMLPGLKADERILTNIEILSLDAIPKSLIVVGAGAVGVEFASIFRSFESEVTILEMLPRLVPLEDEEVSKELLRSFNKKGIKSHTGAKVDKVEKTKTGVAVSFTASDGKPQRVEAEKILIAVGRAPRTEGIGLEKTKVKSERGYVHVNEWMETAEPGMYAVGDILAGLPQLAHAGMMEGIVAVARIAGKPARPVRRERIPNCTYCEPQIGSVGLTEAAAKQAGYQVKVGKFPFTANSRASIVGAHEGFIKVIAEAKYGEILGVHIIGPSATELIAESVAVMELEGTVDDLMFTIHAHPTLSEGMGDAFNAVEGVAINF, encoded by the coding sequence TTGGCTGAGACCATCTACGATGTGGCCATCCTGGGCGCGGGACCGGGCGGATACACGGCCGCCATCCGCGCCGGCCAGTGGGGCCTGAAGACCTGCCTGATCGAAAAAGACGCCAAGCTGGGCGGGACCTGCCTGCAAGTGGGCTGTATCCCTACGAAAGCGCTGCTTTTCAACGCCGAAATTTATGACCATCTAAAGGCCGCCAAGGAATTCGGCATCGAAGGCGTGACCAGCCCCAAGATTAACTGGGCTACTGTTCAGGATCGCAAGAACAAGATCGTGGCCAAGCACACCAAAGGACTGGACTACCTGATGCGCAAGAACAAGGTTACGGTGGTCGGCGGGTTCGGCCGGCTCACGGGACCGCGCAAGGATGGTGTGCTGACAGTGGAGGTGGTTCCGGCGGACGGGAAGGGCGCAGCCACGACGGTGAAGGCGAAGAACGTCATTCTGGCGACCGGCTCCGAGGCGAGAATGCTCCCTGGCCTGAAAGCGGATGAGCGCATCCTGACGAACATCGAGATCCTGAGCCTGGATGCGATTCCCAAGTCCCTGATCGTGGTGGGCGCGGGAGCCGTGGGCGTGGAGTTCGCATCGATCTTCCGCTCGTTCGAAAGCGAAGTGACCATTCTGGAGATGCTGCCCCGGCTGGTGCCGCTCGAGGACGAAGAAGTTTCCAAAGAATTGCTGCGATCGTTCAACAAGAAAGGCATCAAGAGCCATACCGGCGCCAAGGTGGATAAGGTCGAGAAAACGAAGACGGGCGTGGCAGTGAGCTTCACGGCAAGCGACGGCAAGCCGCAGAGGGTAGAGGCGGAGAAGATTTTGATCGCGGTGGGACGGGCGCCGCGCACGGAAGGCATCGGCCTGGAAAAGACGAAGGTCAAGAGCGAGCGCGGATACGTCCACGTGAACGAGTGGATGGAGACCGCGGAGCCGGGCATGTATGCCGTGGGCGACATCCTGGCCGGGCTGCCGCAACTGGCGCACGCGGGGATGATGGAAGGCATCGTGGCGGTGGCGCGCATCGCGGGCAAGCCGGCGCGGCCGGTGCGACGCGAGCGCATTCCCAACTGCACGTACTGCGAGCCGCAGATCGGGAGCGTGGGCCTGACGGAAGCCGCAGCGAAACAGGCGGGGTACCAGGTGAAGGTCGGCAAGTTCCCGTTCACGGCAAATTCGCGAGCCAGCATCGTGGGCGCGCACGAAGGGTTCATCAAGGTGATCGCGGAAGCGAAGTATGGCGAGATCCTGGGCGTGCACATCATCGGTCCGTCAGCGACCGAGTTGATCGCCGAGTCGGTGGCGGTGATGGAACTGGAAGGCACGGTGGACGATCTGATGTTCACCATCCATGCTCACCCGACGCTGTCGGAAGGAATGGGAGACGCGTTCAATGCGGTAGAGGGAGTCGCGATCAACTTTTGA
- a CDS encoding ATP-binding protein — protein MPVSRRRVWLAIAGLIVLVHLVVSLSVEWGHFQRQYWLTAFGNLLQTALLAAVLAAMLLNTIGTRGRRRAFWSLMALGSGLWLTGQVLWTWYEIVRRTEVPNPFVADVVVFLHIVPMMGALAIRPHLPSSESRQRLGYIDFLLLMLWWLYLYLILVIPWQYVQFSEALYGYSFNLLYDIEKFVLMAGAGLLWLTTKGLWKRVYGHLFGATALYELGSHWVNIAIDTKAYYTGSLYDVPLVASMAWFVWVALLAQKLAPGVAVEEEGGHHAMWPARLAMATVLSIPLLIFWSVFGSAAPQMVRDFRLVVSLGAFLVFSFLVFWRQHTLDHELLRLLRASEESLARQKVLQDELVRSAKLAAMGQLVAGAAHEINNPLTAILGYADMLESDPALNDQERGLADKIRRQARRTRELVGNLISFARQSPAEKKRVDVNAIIASAVKMRQSQLGKQNIFLEMHLKPELPAVMADESHLFQVFSHLINNAADAMAAGGGGPLAIRTFHENDYVVAEFSDTGPGVTDPQRVFDPFYTTKPVGKGTGLGLSAAYGIVAEHGGQIVCANRPQGGASFVVRLPAVVEAKPLPGAIAGAAANRPPVTH, from the coding sequence ATGCCTGTCTCCCGAAGACGTGTGTGGCTGGCCATCGCCGGCCTCATTGTGCTGGTCCACCTTGTCGTGTCCTTGAGTGTGGAATGGGGCCACTTCCAGCGCCAATACTGGCTGACCGCGTTCGGCAACTTGCTGCAAACCGCGCTGCTGGCTGCGGTCCTGGCCGCCATGCTCTTGAACACCATCGGCACGCGTGGTCGCCGCCGTGCTTTTTGGAGCCTGATGGCTCTCGGTTCCGGCCTCTGGCTCACCGGCCAGGTCCTTTGGACCTGGTATGAGATCGTGCGCCGCACGGAAGTACCCAACCCGTTCGTTGCCGATGTCGTCGTCTTCCTGCACATCGTTCCCATGATGGGTGCGTTGGCGATTCGTCCCCATCTACCCAGCAGCGAAAGCCGCCAGCGACTGGGATATATCGACTTTCTCCTCCTGATGCTCTGGTGGCTCTACCTGTATCTCATCCTGGTCATTCCCTGGCAGTATGTGCAGTTTAGCGAGGCCCTCTACGGGTACAGTTTCAACCTGCTCTACGACATTGAGAAGTTCGTTCTCATGGCCGGTGCCGGCCTGCTTTGGTTGACCACCAAGGGACTGTGGAAACGCGTTTACGGTCACCTGTTTGGCGCCACCGCGCTCTACGAGCTCGGCTCGCACTGGGTCAACATTGCCATCGACACCAAGGCCTATTACACGGGCAGCCTCTACGACGTTCCGCTGGTCGCTTCCATGGCCTGGTTCGTGTGGGTCGCGCTCCTTGCCCAGAAGCTTGCCCCCGGTGTAGCGGTGGAAGAAGAAGGGGGCCATCACGCCATGTGGCCGGCCCGGCTGGCCATGGCCACCGTCCTCTCTATCCCTCTGCTGATCTTTTGGAGCGTCTTCGGCAGTGCGGCGCCGCAGATGGTTCGCGATTTTCGGCTGGTCGTGTCTCTGGGTGCCTTTCTCGTGTTTTCCTTCCTGGTTTTCTGGCGGCAGCACACCCTGGATCATGAACTCCTGCGCCTGCTGCGCGCGTCCGAGGAGTCGCTCGCCCGGCAGAAAGTGCTGCAGGATGAACTGGTTCGTTCCGCCAAGCTGGCGGCCATGGGCCAATTAGTGGCCGGGGCCGCTCATGAGATCAACAATCCTCTTACGGCCATCCTGGGCTACGCCGACATGCTGGAATCTGACCCCGCGCTCAACGATCAAGAGCGCGGTTTGGCGGACAAGATCCGCCGCCAGGCCCGGCGCACCCGCGAATTGGTGGGCAATCTCATCAGCTTCGCCCGGCAGTCTCCGGCGGAAAAGAAGCGCGTCGACGTCAACGCCATCATTGCCAGCGCGGTCAAGATGCGCCAGTCTCAACTCGGCAAGCAGAACATCTTTCTCGAGATGCACCTCAAGCCCGAGCTGCCCGCTGTCATGGCCGACGAAAGCCATCTCTTCCAGGTCTTCTCCCACCTCATCAACAATGCCGCGGACGCCATGGCGGCCGGCGGCGGCGGGCCGCTCGCCATCCGCACTTTCCACGAAAACGACTACGTGGTCGCGGAGTTCAGCGACACGGGACCCGGCGTCACCGATCCCCAGCGCGTTTTCGATCCCTTCTACACCACCAAACCGGTGGGGAAGGGAACTGGGCTCGGCCTGAGCGCTGCCTACGGCATCGTCGCCGAACACGGGGGCCAGATCGTCTGCGCGAACCGGCCTCAGGGTGGCGCCAGCTTCGTGGTGCGCCTGCCCGCCGTGGTCGAGGCCAAGCCTTTGCCGGGCGCCATAGCTGGCGCTGCCGCCAACCGCCCTCCCGTCACGCACTGA
- a CDS encoding endonuclease MutS2: MSPAPTLHTSARVLEFDSLREILLAYSASPLGRHRIESLAPVSDHDWLQRQHRLTAEVRQLLQAGGRFDFSGLTDPEPHLERARIEGVALEPPEIVSVIELTDRAAQWRVLALHPPATLQGSWEEVAALSAGVADFGDFLRFFRNKILPDGTLDDHASPDLARLRREVEKQKRHIQNSLRVYLRRLAEADAVTDELITIRGERFVIPVRVEQKRKISGVVHGASSSGQTIFIEPLETIEQNNELVRLLEEEQAEVRRILLEMTRRIAAQAPAIAAAAHVLAELELQFAKARFAEEYDCVAARFGTGSLIVESARHPVLERSLRLHGAQPVPISLRLDEGHRQLVISGPNTGGKTVALKTVGLLALMAQAGVPVPATNAEFPVFDAVLADIGDYQSIEQNLSTFSAHVTNIDFIARTATPGSLVLLDELGSATDPQEGAALAVAIADHFRGMGALSIVSTHHTSLKVYAANTDGVLNAAVGFDENTLRPTYELRVGVPGASAGINIAQRLGLNAEIISAARARLDSGTQDVARFLDRLHDQLRQAEEERARLARQEEEVARERSRLAARGMDEQRAKVRELEKKLEAVLRDFEYRVRETVTAVQDRAASLKLSKDADRRLARLRREFREQFDSAVVAHSTGADRGDPHAQPALVRNVAEGDTVRLKSLGRSGVVRRQLDPNTFEVEVGAMKMRIPRSDIAEVAARAAESPVKAARARGIAVSLSDDENAAPAELNVIGDSVDGATSRVEKFLDRAFLAGLTRVRIVHGSGMGVLRKALRKYLEKHPHVASIAEPPQNEGGAGATIVDLRT, translated from the coding sequence ATGTCTCCTGCGCCGACCCTCCACACCAGCGCCCGCGTCCTTGAGTTCGACTCGCTGCGCGAGATCCTCCTCGCCTATTCCGCCTCCCCCCTCGGCCGCCACCGTATTGAGTCTCTTGCGCCGGTGTCGGACCATGACTGGCTCCAGCGCCAGCATCGCCTTACTGCCGAGGTCCGGCAGCTCTTACAGGCTGGCGGTCGTTTCGACTTCTCTGGCCTGACGGACCCCGAACCGCATCTCGAACGTGCCCGCATCGAAGGCGTGGCCTTGGAGCCGCCTGAAATCGTCTCCGTGATCGAGTTGACGGATCGTGCCGCGCAGTGGCGTGTGCTTGCGCTTCACCCGCCGGCCACGCTCCAGGGCTCCTGGGAGGAGGTCGCGGCCTTGTCGGCGGGAGTCGCCGACTTCGGCGATTTCCTGCGCTTCTTCCGCAACAAGATTCTGCCCGACGGCACCCTGGACGATCACGCCTCGCCCGATCTCGCTCGCCTCCGGCGCGAGGTCGAGAAGCAGAAGCGCCACATCCAGAACTCGCTCCGCGTCTATCTGCGCCGCTTGGCCGAGGCCGACGCCGTGACCGATGAACTCATCACCATTCGCGGCGAGCGTTTCGTCATCCCGGTCCGGGTGGAACAGAAGCGCAAGATATCCGGGGTCGTGCATGGCGCCAGCTCCAGCGGCCAAACCATCTTCATCGAGCCGCTCGAAACCATCGAACAGAACAATGAACTCGTTCGCTTGCTGGAAGAAGAGCAGGCCGAGGTCCGCCGCATCCTGCTGGAGATGACCCGGCGCATCGCGGCTCAGGCTCCGGCCATTGCCGCCGCGGCGCATGTGCTGGCCGAGCTCGAACTGCAATTCGCCAAGGCCCGTTTCGCCGAGGAGTACGACTGCGTCGCCGCACGCTTCGGCACGGGCAGCCTGATCGTCGAATCCGCGCGCCATCCGGTGCTGGAGCGCAGCCTTCGACTGCACGGTGCACAGCCGGTTCCCATCAGCCTGCGTCTCGACGAAGGCCATCGCCAGCTCGTCATCAGCGGCCCCAATACGGGCGGCAAGACCGTGGCCTTGAAAACGGTCGGCCTGCTGGCCCTGATGGCGCAAGCGGGCGTCCCTGTGCCCGCGACCAATGCCGAATTCCCGGTCTTCGACGCCGTGCTTGCCGACATCGGCGATTATCAGTCCATCGAGCAGAATCTTTCGACGTTCTCCGCTCATGTGACCAACATCGACTTCATCGCACGCACCGCCACGCCCGGCTCTCTGGTGCTGCTGGATGAACTCGGCTCGGCCACCGACCCGCAGGAAGGCGCCGCCCTCGCGGTCGCCATCGCCGACCATTTCCGCGGCATGGGCGCGCTCTCGATCGTTTCCACGCACCACACCTCGCTCAAGGTCTACGCCGCCAACACAGACGGCGTCCTGAACGCGGCGGTCGGCTTCGATGAGAACACTCTGCGCCCTACCTACGAGCTGCGTGTGGGCGTTCCCGGAGCTTCGGCCGGCATCAATATTGCCCAGCGTCTCGGTTTGAACGCGGAGATCATCTCCGCCGCCCGCGCCCGCCTGGACTCGGGCACCCAGGACGTCGCCCGCTTCCTCGATCGCCTGCATGACCAACTGCGCCAGGCCGAAGAAGAACGCGCTCGCCTTGCCCGTCAGGAAGAAGAAGTCGCCCGCGAGCGCTCGCGCCTGGCTGCCCGTGGCATGGACGAGCAGCGCGCCAAGGTTCGCGAGCTGGAAAAGAAGCTTGAAGCCGTGCTGCGCGACTTCGAATATCGCGTCCGCGAAACCGTGACCGCCGTGCAGGACCGGGCGGCTTCGCTCAAGCTTTCCAAGGACGCCGACCGCCGTCTCGCCCGTCTTCGCCGCGAGTTCCGCGAGCAGTTCGATTCCGCCGTGGTCGCCCACTCCACCGGCGCCGACCGCGGCGATCCGCACGCCCAGCCCGCGCTGGTACGCAACGTCGCCGAAGGCGATACCGTCAGGCTCAAGTCGCTGGGGCGCTCCGGCGTGGTCCGCCGCCAGCTCGACCCCAATACCTTCGAGGTCGAGGTCGGCGCCATGAAGATGCGCATCCCGCGCAGCGACATCGCCGAAGTGGCCGCCCGCGCCGCCGAATCTCCCGTCAAGGCTGCGCGCGCCCGTGGCATCGCCGTCTCACTCTCCGACGACGAAAACGCGGCGCCCGCCGAACTCAACGTCATCGGTGACAGCGTCGACGGAGCGACCAGCCGCGTGGAAAAGTTCCTCGACCGCGCCTTTCTCGCCGGCCTCACCCGCGTACGCATCGTGCACGGTAGCGGCATGGGCGTCCTGCGCAAGGCCCTGCGCAAGTACCTCGAAAAGCACCCGCACGTGGCTTCCATCGCCGAACCGCCGCAGAACGAAGGCGGGGCGGGAGCCACCATCGTGGATTTGCGAACCTAG